The genomic interval TCGCCTTCTACCCGCATGAAGTAGCCGGTCAGCACCGGATTGATCACCAGCGCCACGAACAGCGACGAGGTGAGCGTGATGATGAGCGTCAGCGGCAGAAAGCTCATGAACTTGCCGATTGTGCCGGGCCAGAAGAGCATGGGCACGAACGCCGCCACCGTCGTGGCCGTCGAGGCCACCACGGCTCCGCCCACTTCAGCCGTGGCCAGCCGGGCCGCCTCGAATCGACTGTAGCCCTGCTCCCGGAAGCGGTAGATGTTCTCGACAATGACGATGGCATTGTCGACGAGCATGCCCAGCGCGATGATCAGCGAGAAGAGGATGACGAAGTTGAGCGTGTAGCCGAGCGCCTGGAAGACCAGGAACGAGGTGAACATCGACAGCGGAATGGCAATACCTACGAGCGTGGCCGTGCGCACTCCCAGGAAAAAGAGCAGCACCGCCACGACGAAGATCAGCCCGCTGATGATGTTGTTTTCCAGGTCGCGGACGAGCGTACGCACATCCTCGCTCTGGTCGCCCGTGATGACCACCTCGGTGCCGGCCGGGAAGGGGAAACGGTCGAGCACCTGACGGATGGCCTCGGTCGTCTCCAGAATGTTGGCGCCTGAACGTTTGCGGATACTCAGACTCACCACCTGTAGCGGCTCGCCGGACTGATTGTGGACGGGCACCAGGTGGCCGTCTTCCTCTCGCTGCAGCACGCGCAGATAGGCGTAGCTGTCGCGCTCTTTGTAGCCGAAGACCACCTCGGCCACGTCGCGCACGTAGATCGGCTTGCCACCCGGCGCCTTGATCACGATGTTGTTGATTTCTTCCGGCACCTCGAACTCTCCGTCCACACGCACCAGGTAGTTGAGCCGGTCCACGTCGATAGAGCCGCCCGGCAGGTTCGTGTTTTCGCGCTGGATGGCGTTGATGACGTCGTTGAAGGTCAGGTTGTAGGCCTGCAGTGCCGCGCGATCGACGTTCACCTGCACCTCGCGCTCCAGGCCGCCCACGACCGTGGCCTCCAGCACGTCCGGCAGCGCCTCCAGCTCGTCCGAAAGGTCCTCGGCCACCTCCTTCAGGCGCGAGAGCGCATAGGGCGCCGCCAGGTTGATCGTCATGATGGGCAGCTCCGAGAGGTCAATTTCATTGACCATCGGCTCCTCGGCATCTTCCGGGAGCTTGGCCTTGGCAATGTCCACCTTATCCCGCACCTTCTGGAAGGCCTCATCCAGCGAGATCTGGTCGGGCATGAATTCCACCACGATCGTCGAGACACCCTCCGTCGAAGTCGAGCGGATCTCGTCGATCCCGGTAATGCCCTGCAGTTCTTCCTCGATGGGCTTGGTGATCAGCGACTCGATGTCCTCCGGGCTGGCGCCGGGGTACACCGTCGTGATGACGATGTTGGGGATTTCGATGGAGGGAAAGGACTCCTTGGGAATGGTCAGATAACTGACCAGCCCTCCGACGGCCAGCAGAACGGTCAGTACGAGGACCGTGGTGCGCTGGCGTATGGCAAGATCGGTGATTTTCATGGCTCCGAACCGATCGGGTTACGGGGTCTGAAGGGTACGGACGCTGTCGGTGGTGGCATCGGCGGCCAGGGCGGCCACGGTGTAGGTCTGCAGCACGTCGAGGAGGTCGCCGTCGCTCAGGTCGTTCTGGCCGAGCACGACCACCTTTTCGCCGAAGCGAAGGCCCCGGGTGATGACCACCAGCCCTTCCGACGAGGGCCCCAGCGTTACGTAGCGCTGGCGGGCCACCGGCCCCTCGGCCGACGAATCGGCCACGAACACGCTGGTGCCGGTCTCGTCGCGCACGACGGCCGGCAGGGGAACGACGACCACGCTGTCGAGCACCTCTCGGGCCAGCCGCACGCGCACGACCATTTCGGGCTTGAGCTGGCCGTCCGGATTGTCCAGCCGCACTTCGACGGGGAAGGTGCGGTTGGCCGGATCGATCGCGTTGCCGACGAACGTGACGGTGGCCTCGCGTGGCGGCAACCCGTAGGCCTGGAAGCGTAGCTCGACCGGCGTGCCCACACGGATGTCGCGGGCGTAGCGCTCCGGCACGCCGGCCCGGACCTTCACCTCGCGCAGGTTGACCAGGCGCACGACCGGCTGGCCCATGGCGATCTGTTCGCCCACGTCCACAAAGTGCGCTTCGACCGTCCCGGCAAAAGGTGCCCGGATTTCCGTGTGGGCCAGTTGCTTGCGGGCCTGCTCGACGGCCGCTTCGGCCAGCCGGAGCTGGGCCTCGGCCTGGTCGCGCTGTGCGCGAACGTTTTCGAATTCCAGCGCGCTGATGATGGAATCGCGGAAAAGCGGCTCCTGGCGTCGGAAATTGTCCAGGGCCAGTTCGTAGGCGGCGCGGGCGCTGGCCAGTTGCGCTTCGGCCTGTTGGAGTGCCGCGCGCGCCAGCGTTTGATCCAGGCGGGCCAGCAGGGCGCCTGCTTCGACACGGCTACCCAGCGGGGCCAGAAACTCGACGGTGCCGGAGGCCTGCGCCGAAAGCGTCGCGTCGTGCTCGGCCTCGACGGTGCCCGTCACCTCGATCCAGTCCACGAAGCGGGTGGGCCGCAGTTCAAGCAATTCGACGCGCACGCGCCGTTTCGAGGCGGCCAGCGCCGTATCGGAGGCCGGTGCCGACGCATCCGGCGGAGCGCAGCCGCCGAGCAGCACCAGGACGACAAGGCCGGTCAGGGCCGAAAGGCGAATCCATTCGCGTGTATGCATGGCTGTGTGCATGGCTTTCTGGTTGACGGGAACTACCGGGATTCGTTGCGGAGCGTCAGCGTGATCCGGTCTTCCTGACCGGGCGGGGCGATCAGCCCCACGGCCGCCTCGAAGGCGCTCTGGGCCGCCAGGTAGTCGTAGACGGCCTGCAGGTAGTTGAGGCGGCTCTGATCGAGCTGTTGCGAAGCTTCACGTTCCTCCAGCGGACTGGCCACGCCCTCGCGCAATCGGATGCGGGCGTGTTCGTAGTTCAGTTCGGCCCGCTCGACGTTGCGCTCCTGGCTGACCAGCCGCTTGCGGGCGGCTTCCAGATCGCGCATGGCCTGCAGCACTTCCAGCCGCACCTGCTCCAGCTGTTGCAGGTACTGGAGTTCGGCCTGCTTGACGGCGATCTGGCGCTGCTGCACACGGGCCGAAGTCTGAAAGCCGGAGAAGATCGTCCAGGTCAGCCGCAGCCCGACGTTGACCGAAGGATTCCAGTAGTCGCTCGAAAAGAAGTCGTTCGTGCGCTGCGAGAACTTGAACGGATCGTTCGGGTCCGAAAGCACGATCGTCCGGTAATCCGGCACGTTGCCGATGTAACTGAAGCTGGCAAAAGCGCTCAGGCGCGGATAGCGGGCGGCTTTTGCCAGCTCCCGATCCACCTCACGCAGCTTGATCTGCAGCCGGAGTTGCTCCAGATCCGGACGGCGCTCCAGCGCCAGCGCCACGGCATCGTCCAGCGCGACCTGCTGGTAGCGGCCGGGGTCGGTTACGGTCAGCGTGCCCCGGAGCTGCACCGGCTGCTCGATGGGAATGCCCAGCAACAGCTTGAGCTGATCGAGCGCCTGGGCGGCCTGGTTCTGGGCCTGGATGAGCTGAGTCTCCAGGTTGGCCAGCTCCACCTCGGCGCTCAGCCGCTGAAACTGCGGGGCCACGCCCTGGGCCACCCGCCGGATCGTCTCCTGGAGCGTCTCGCGCGTGCGCTCCACGCTCTGCGCCATCACGCGCGCCTGCTCCTGGGCCAGCAATGCACCGTAGAAGGCCCGCCGCACCTGATCAATCAGCAGCTGCTCCTGGCGGGTGACGCCGCGGCGGTTGATTTCTTTCAGAATCTCGGCCCCTTTGATGGCCGCGAAGGCCGTTTTACTGAAGAGCGTCTGCTCGATAGTGAGGCCCGCCGTGAAGCGGTTGTCCACAGCGAAGGGGTTGTCGCCCGTGCGCAACCGGATACCGGCCTCCTGAAGCCCCTGCTGCTGGCGCTCGACAAACTCGCCGAACGAGATGGGCTCGGTCTCCGGATCGTCGTCGGTGCGGGCCCGCTCGTTGTAGGCCAGCCAGTCCACAAAGCCCAGCGAGTTGAACAGGCTCCCGGCGCTGGAGCCGGCGAAGGGGTTGGGGCTTTTCAGGTTGCGGGTGTAATCGGCGCTCAGGTTCACCTGCGGTAGCACCTGACCCCAGGCCTCGCGCACCTGAGCGCTGGCGTTTTCCACGTCGAGCCGGGCGCGCTGCAGGGCCCGGTTCTGTACCAGCGCAATCTGAATGGCCTCTTCCAGCGTCAACACCACGGGCTGCTCGGACGGCTCCGGCTTCAGAAGGGGCTGGGCGCCGACGCCGGGTGCCAGCAGCAACAGCAGCCCGATGATTTTCCAGCGACTCATGATTTTTCCGTCGTTTGCGTTCGGTTCAACAGGCCCTCCAGCAGCAGCGTCGAGAGAAAGCGCGTGGCTTCTTCCGGAGTACCGATGTACTGTTTCGGTGCCCCGGTGGTGCATTCCTTCAGCAGGCGGTGCATGGCCAGCCCGTGCAGGTTGCCCAGGATCGTGTGAGCCACAGCTTCGGCCGGCAGCGGCCGCACTTCGCCCCGCTCGATGGCTTCCTGAACATGGCGAGTTAGCAGCTGCAGATATGTTTCGTAGTGCTTCTGGAAAAAGGCGGCCCGCTCCGGATCGGGGCTGACCAGCATGCGCTGCGACTCGCGCGTGACGAGCAGCAGCATGTCCCGGTGCTGCTCGAAGAATTCGAAGCTGGCCCGCAGGAAGGTCTCGAATCCCTCTCGGAACGAGGTAGCCCCGGCAAAAGACTGCTCGATCAGCTGGCGAAACTGCGCAAAGATCTCCTCGAAGACGGTGAAGAACAGCTCGTCCTTGCCGCCGGGGAAGTAATTGTAGAGCGTCCCTTTGCCAAATTCGGCCCGCTGGGCGATTTCGTCCAGCGTGGCATCGACGTAGCCCTTTTCCGCGAAGACGGCCCGCGCCGCTTCGAGCATGGCCCGCCGGCGCATCAGCCGCTCGCGCTCCTTACGGGAAAGTGCAGGGGATTCCATGAATGCTTCGTCAAAAATTGACTGATCGGTCATTTGTTGACGCGAGAGTCTACGTTGTGCGATCCGTAAAGATGCGAGTTCGGTGTTAAGTGTGCATGAAGAAATGGGCGGGCAAACAAAAACGGCGTGAGCGGCAGGGCTCACGCCGTTGAAGAGCGGCGTGGAGCTTTTCTCAGAGGTATTGCTCCAGGTTGTGGGCCTGGAGGTATTCGACGACGTTCTTCACCTGCTGGGTGCTGTCGAGGTTGCAGATGAGCAGCGCGTCGTCGGTGTCGATGACGGCCGTATCGTGAATCCCGATGAGCACCACCAGGCGCTTTTCCGTATCGACGTAGTTGCGGCTGGCGTCGCGCACGATGACCTGGCCCTTCAGCGCGTTGCCCAGTTGATCTTTGGGACTCAGGTCGTAGACGGCGCGCCAGTCGCCCACGTCGCTCCACTCGAAGTTGCCGGGGACGACCCAGGCGTTCCTGGAGCGCTCCATGACGCCGTAGTCGATGGAGATGCTGGGACAGACCTGGTAAGTCTGCTCGACCAGCCGGGGTTCGTCGGGCGTTCCGATGGCCTGGCGCAGCGGCTCAAACGCTTCGTAAAGGTCGGGCAGGTAACGCTGCACCTCGTTCAGGATCGAGTCGGCGCGCCAGATGAACATGCCGCTGTTCCAGAGAAAGTCGCCCGAGTCCAGAAAGCGTTCGGCCGTGGCCAGGTCCGGTTTTTCGGCGAAAGTGCGCACCCGGTAAGGCCGCAGTTCCTCGAACAGGTGCTCGGCCGAGCCCTCGAACTGGATGTACCCGTAGCCGGTGGCCGGGTAGGTGGGCTTGATGCCGATCGTCACCAGCGCGCCGGGCTCCCGGGCTTTTTCGATGGCCACGCGCAGCGTCTCATGGAAAGCCCGGACGTTTCGGATCACGTGGTCGGCCGGTAGCACGATCATGAGCGCATCGGGGTCCTGCGCCAGCAGTTTGATCGCCGCATAGGTGATGCAGGGCGCCGTATTGCGGCCGATGGGCTCGGCCAGGATGTTTTCGGGGGGGAGTGCAGGTAGTTGCTCGCGGGTTTTTTCCACGTAGCGCTGATGGGTGACGATGTAGCAGCGCTCGATCGGAACCAGTCCCTGCAGGCGGGCCACCGTGTTCTGGAGCAGGGTGGCCTCGCCGAAGACCTTTAGGAATTGCTTGGGGTGGTCGATACGACTTTTGGGCCAGAAACGGCTTCCGATACCACCCGCCATGATCACCGCATACAGCATAGGTCACATTCCGGTTTGGTGAAACGAAAGGATCGCGTGCACAGACAAACGTTGCGCGAACGAGTCGTGCAGGATGCAGGTTGCGACGCTCCCGTAAAAAATACGACGCGGCCTTCATTCCGTACAGCATGAACATCGAAGAAAGCAATGGGACAACGTGCCGTCTGGTTTGCCCGCAATGAACAGGCCGAGGCGCTGGAGCGGGCCGGGCGTAAGGCTGAAGCACTGGCGCTTTACGAGGCCAACGCTCGTGAGGGATGCGATCTCA from Rhodothermus marinus carries:
- a CDS encoding efflux RND transporter periplasmic adaptor subunit, with product MHTREWIRLSALTGLVVLVLLGGCAPPDASAPASDTALAASKRRVRVELLELRPTRFVDWIEVTGTVEAEHDATLSAQASGTVEFLAPLGSRVEAGALLARLDQTLARAALQQAEAQLASARAAYELALDNFRRQEPLFRDSIISALEFENVRAQRDQAEAQLRLAEAAVEQARKQLAHTEIRAPFAGTVEAHFVDVGEQIAMGQPVVRLVNLREVKVRAGVPERYARDIRVGTPVELRFQAYGLPPREATVTFVGNAIDPANRTFPVEVRLDNPDGQLKPEMVVRVRLAREVLDSVVVVPLPAVVRDETGTSVFVADSSAEGPVARQRYVTLGPSSEGLVVITRGLRFGEKVVVLGQNDLSDGDLLDVLQTYTVAALAADATTDSVRTLQTP
- a CDS encoding TolC family protein — encoded protein: MSRWKIIGLLLLLAPGVGAQPLLKPEPSEQPVVLTLEEAIQIALVQNRALQRARLDVENASAQVREAWGQVLPQVNLSADYTRNLKSPNPFAGSSAGSLFNSLGFVDWLAYNERARTDDDPETEPISFGEFVERQQQGLQEAGIRLRTGDNPFAVDNRFTAGLTIEQTLFSKTAFAAIKGAEILKEINRRGVTRQEQLLIDQVRRAFYGALLAQEQARVMAQSVERTRETLQETIRRVAQGVAPQFQRLSAEVELANLETQLIQAQNQAAQALDQLKLLLGIPIEQPVQLRGTLTVTDPGRYQQVALDDAVALALERRPDLEQLRLQIKLREVDRELAKAARYPRLSAFASFSYIGNVPDYRTIVLSDPNDPFKFSQRTNDFFSSDYWNPSVNVGLRLTWTIFSGFQTSARVQQRQIAVKQAELQYLQQLEQVRLEVLQAMRDLEAARKRLVSQERNVERAELNYEHARIRLREGVASPLEEREASQQLDQSRLNYLQAVYDYLAAQSAFEAAVGLIAPPGQEDRITLTLRNESR
- a CDS encoding TetR/AcrR family transcriptional regulator produces the protein MESPALSRKERERLMRRRAMLEAARAVFAEKGYVDATLDEIAQRAEFGKGTLYNYFPGGKDELFFTVFEEIFAQFRQLIEQSFAGATSFREGFETFLRASFEFFEQHRDMLLLVTRESQRMLVSPDPERAAFFQKHYETYLQLLTRHVQEAIERGEVRPLPAEAVAHTILGNLHGLAMHRLLKECTTGAPKQYIGTPEEATRFLSTLLLEGLLNRTQTTEKS
- a CDS encoding mannose-1-phosphate guanylyltransferase; protein product: MLYAVIMAGGIGSRFWPKSRIDHPKQFLKVFGEATLLQNTVARLQGLVPIERCYIVTHQRYVEKTREQLPALPPENILAEPIGRNTAPCITYAAIKLLAQDPDALMIVLPADHVIRNVRAFHETLRVAIEKAREPGALVTIGIKPTYPATGYGYIQFEGSAEHLFEELRPYRVRTFAEKPDLATAERFLDSGDFLWNSGMFIWRADSILNEVQRYLPDLYEAFEPLRQAIGTPDEPRLVEQTYQVCPSISIDYGVMERSRNAWVVPGNFEWSDVGDWRAVYDLSPKDQLGNALKGQVIVRDASRNYVDTEKRLVVLIGIHDTAVIDTDDALLICNLDSTQQVKNVVEYLQAHNLEQYL